The following coding sequences lie in one Zingiber officinale cultivar Zhangliang chromosome 2B, Zo_v1.1, whole genome shotgun sequence genomic window:
- the LOC122048843 gene encoding uncharacterized protein LOC122048843, producing MKAILMWTINDFPAYGNLAGCATKGKFGCPICGEGISSMWLKYSRKFAYLGHRRFLAPNHPFCQKKKWFDGNKETKGKPRPLNGLEIRNVLKDIENDWGKKKMGKDINNTKKKRKERDGSKKVQKPVQMWKKSIFFNLPYWSGLLLRHNLDVMHVENNVCENIIGTMLNLKKKKSKDGVNARKDLRLKKIKLPDGYSSNIGNCVSLEERKLIGLKSHDCHVLMQQLLSVALRSLLPKGPCNAIFLLCAFYNELCQRVLDRNRLEQLEENIAETLCMLERYFPPAFFTISVHLTIHLAREARLCGPVQFRWMYPFESAYIKKAACIGLRSNRNDDLENGVVEGRPISQGKEIILEEHLLQASHRYVLFNTAEIDPYIQMHIEELKQTDRRFSSNETLLQKRHMETFAQWLSKHVLDNSSDRIQWLAHGPRKHVISYTGYIINGHRFHTIDVGRSTQDSGVSVEADTIWQSSSIDSHTVGRLSYYGVIRDIVLLDYYFFKVPVFKCDWANPGTGIKMDDGFTLVNLHQGLRTFENDPFILASQAKQVFYSRENDESN from the exons ATGAAGGCTATTTTGatgtggacaatcaatgattttccagcTTATGGAAACTTAGCTGGATGTGCCACAAAAGGGAAATTTGGTTGCCCAATATGTGGTGAAGGAATATCTTCTATGTGGCTTAAGTATAGTAGAAAGTTTGCATATTTAGGGCATAGGAGATTTCTTGCTCCTAATCATCCATTCTGTCAGAAGAAGAAGTGGTTTGATGGGAATAAAGAGACAAAAGGAAAACCTAGGCCTCTGAATGGATTAGAAATTCGTAATGTATTGAAAGACATTGAAAATgactggggtaaaaagaaaatgggTAAAGATATCAATAatacaaagaaaaagaggaaggagCGTGATGGTTCAAAAAAAGTTCAAAAACCAGTTCAAATGTGGAAGAagtcaatatttttcaatttgcCATACTGGAGT GGGCTCCTGCTACGTCATAACTTAGATGTTATGCATGTTGAAAATAATGTTTGCGAGAATATCATAGGTACAATGTTaaacttaaagaaaaaaaaatcaaaagatggTGTTAACGCTCGCAAAGATTTGAG gttgaagaaaataaagttacCTGATGGTTATAGCTCAAATATTGGTAACTGTGTTTCTTTAGAAGAACGAAAGCTTATTGGGTTGAAATCTCATGATTGTCATGTTCTTATGCAACAATTGCTTTCAGTAGCATTGAGAAGTCTTTTACCAAAAGGTCCATGTAATGCTATATTTTTGCTTTGTGCATTTTACAATGAGTTATGTCAAAGAGTGTTAGATAGGAACCGTCTAGAACAACTCGAAGAGAATATTGCTGAAACTTTATGCATGTTAGAGAGGTACTTTCCACCAGCTTTCTTTACCATCTCTGTTCATTTGACAATTCATTTAGCAAGAGAGGCTCGCCTGTGTGGGCCAGTTCAATTCcgctggatgtatccatttgaaag TGCTTATATAAAAAAAGCTGCTTGTATTGGTCTCCGATCTAATCGGAATGACGATTTGGAAAATGGAGTAGTGGAAGGTCGCCCCATTTCTCAAGGaaaagaaattattttagaagaacaTTTGTTACAAGCATCACATCGATATGTGTTGTTCAATACTGCAGAAATTGATCCTTACATACA GATgcacattgaggagcttaaacaaACAGATCGTCGTTTCTCAAGTAATGAAACACTGTTACAAAAACGACATATGGAAACATTTGCTCAATGGTTATCAAAACATGTTCTTGATAACTCTTCAGATCGGATTCAATGGCTAGCACATGGTCCAAGAAAGCATGTTATATCGTATACAGGTTATATTATAAATGGACATCGGTTCCACACAATTGATGTTGGAAGGTCGACACAAGATAGTGGTGTTTCGGTTGAAGCTGATACTATTTGGCAATCTAGTTCTATTGATTCACATACAGTAGGAAGACTATCGTACTATGGGGTTATACGAGATATTGTGTTACTAGACTATTATTTTTTCAAAGTACCTGTTTTTAAGTGTGATTGGGCTAATCCTGGAACTGGTATCAAAATGGATGATGGTTTTACACTTGTCAACTTACACCAAGGACTAAGGACTTTTGAAAAtgatcctttcattttagcatcacaAGCAAAGCAAGTTTTCTATTCTAGGGaaaatgatgaatcaaattga